One genomic segment of Primulina tabacum isolate GXHZ01 chromosome 9, ASM2559414v2, whole genome shotgun sequence includes these proteins:
- the LOC142555382 gene encoding uncharacterized protein LOC142555382 produces the protein MSLSTLKPVTSRIPPATGENGSHPNASKVALVNRQALPALKVQIKSMKEREHPLLQERSTVSSRREMMHLTAVTLCFTSLFFPAPAEARPRNATAKQKIVEKLDELKQKAGLSKPKDEGKGNEPKDNEAKKSKPTNEMYGSKAKSKDGVAGTNPGAASQKSLAQAPEKESSGPALPTFPPLNFRTGQTVETSVS, from the exons ATGTCGTTGTCCACCTTGAAGCCGGTGACCAGCCGGATTCCTCCTGCGACCGGAGAAAATGGTTCTCACCCAAATGCTTCGAAAGTCGCATTGGTTAATAGACAAGCTCTACCTGCTCTCAAGGTTCAAATCAAATCT ATGAAAGAAAGGGAGCACCCACTTTTGCAGGAGCGTTCCACTGTCTCCTCTAGGAGGGAAATGATGCATTTAACTGCCGTAACTCTTTGTTTTACCTCTCTTTTCTTCCCAGCACCTGCAGAAGCACGCCCGAGAAATGCTACCGCGAAACAGAAGATCGTGGAGAAGCTCGATGAGCTCAAGCAAAAGGCTGGGTTGTCTAAGCCAAAAGACGAAGGCAAAGGAAACGAGCCTAAAGATAATGAAGCAAAGAAGTCAAAGCCAACCAATGAGATGTATGGGAGTAAAGCAAAATCAAAAGATGGCGTTGCAGGAACAAATCCTGGAGCCGCGTCTCAAAAAAGTCTAGCTCAGGCACCTGAGAAAGAGTCTTCTGGTCCAGCGCTACCAACCTTCCCACCTCTCAATTTCCGAACCGGACAAACCGTGGAAACCTCAGTTTCATGA
- the LOC142555383 gene encoding uncharacterized protein LOC142555383, producing MEFRRGSPSLYRVLGVCVYSSDEEIRRAYLKLAMQWHPDKWARNPSLLGEAKQKFQKIQEAYSVLSDRKRRRLYDAGLYGLDVEEEVEVEGFSDFLQEMVSLINDARKEEKIYSPKELQSMFWDMARGFGIHEYNTQNTKKPVCEPQWLHGETNYAETAKKRMRSALKI from the exons ATGGAGTTCAGAAGAGGGTCGCCTTCTCTTTATCGAGTTCTTGGTGTTTGCGTGTATTCGTCAGATGAAGAAATCAGACGTGCTTACCTTAAGCTCGCTATG CAATGGCATCCAGACAAGTGGGCTCGAAACCCTTCGCTTCTGGGCGAGGCCaaacagaaatttcagaaaatccAAGAAGCATATTCAG TCCTATCAGATAGGAAAAGAAGAAGactgtatgatgcaggattgtATGGCCTTGATGTTGAAGAAGAAGTTGAAGTAGAG GGATTTTCTgattttctccaagaaatgGTGTCCCTTATAAATGATGCTAGAAAGGAG GAAAAGATTTACAGTCCAAAGGAGCTGCAAAGTATGTTCTGGGATATGGCTCGTGGATTTGGGATTCACGAATACAATACTCAAAATACTAAAAAACCTGTGTGTGAACCTCAGTGGCTCCATGGCGAGACAAATTACGCAGAAACCGCGAAAAAAAGGATGCGGAGTGCACTCAAAATTTGA